A window of Variovorax paradoxus EPS genomic DNA:
GTCGACTTCCAGCCGCGCAAGGCCCGCGCACTCGGCGATGTGCTCGCGGGTGGCGCGGTGCGTCAGCAGCAGCGCGATGCCGCTGTCCTCCACCATGTAGGCCAGGCGCTGCAGCGGGTAGTCGGGGTCCAGCGGCAGGTAGGCGCCGCCGGCCTTGAGGATGGCGAGCAGCCCCACCACCATCTCGACCGAGCGCTCCATCACGATGCCCACGCGCATGTCGGGCTTCACGCCGAGCGCGACCAGGCGGTGCGCGAGATGGTTGGCGCGGCGGTCGAGCTCGGCGAAGCTCAGCGCTTCTTCGCCGAACAGCAGCGCGACGGCATCGGGCTGCTGCTTCGCATGCTGCGCGATGGTCTGGTGCACCGGTTGGGGTTGCGGCTCGCGGCGCGCGTTGATGCTCCAGCCTGCGAGTTGCGCGTTCTCCGCGGCATCGAGCAAGACGATGTCGCCCACCGCGCGGCCGGTGTCGGCACAGAGCACGCCGAGTACCGCCACGTAGTGCTGCGCCATGCGCGCTATGGTCTCGCGCTCGAACAGGTCGTCGGCATAGATCACGTCGAGCATCAGCCGGCCGTCGGGCCGCTCGCGGGCTTCCAGTACCCAGTCGAACTGGGTCTGCAGGTCGGGCAACGCGTGGTCCTGCACCTGGATGCCGTCCAGCCGCTGCAGTGCGCGGTGATCCTCGAACAGGTGGTTGAACATCACCTGGAACAGCGGGCTGTGGCTCATGCTGCGCTCGGGCTGCAGACGCTGCACCAGTTGCTCGAAGGGCAGGTCCTGGTGCGCCTGCGCGCCCAGCACGGCCTCGCGGGCTTGCGCGAGCGCACGCGACAACGACGTGCGGCCGTCGATCGGGTTGCGCAGTACCAGCGTGTTGACGAACAAGCCGATGACGTTCTCGAACTCGACCCGGTTGCGGTTGGCGATCGCGGCGCCGACGCGGATTTCTTCCTGCCCGGTGTAGCGGTGCAGCAGCACCTGCAGGCCGGCGAGCAGCACCATGAACAGCGTGCCGCCGTCGGCCTGTGCAACGCCGCGCAACTGGCTGAGCAAGGGCGTCGGCAATTCGAAGGTGTGGCGTGCGGCGCGGTAGCTGGCTTGTGGCTTGCGCGGGCGGTCGGTGCGCAGTTCGAGCACCGGGTGCTCGTCGCCGAGCTCCTTCTGCCACCAGGCGAGCTGACGTTCGGCCTCGCCGGCGGCCAGCCATTCGCGCTGCCAAACCGCGTAGTCGGCGTACTGCACGCGCGGCAAGGGCAGCGCCGCGGCACGGCCCTGCAGGCGCGCCGCGTATCCGGCGGCCAGCTCGTCGATCAGCACCTGCATCGAGGCGCCGTCGGACACGATGTGGTGCATCACCACGGCGAGCACCTGCGTGTCGTCCGCGAGGCGCAGCAGCGCGGCGCGCAACAGGCCGCCCTGGGTGAGATCGAAGGGCGCGCTCTTGATGCGGCGGGCCTCGCTCTCCAGGCGCGCGTCACGTTCATCGGCGGCCACGTCGCGCAGGTCGACCACTTCGAGCGGCAGCGTGCCGGTCGACTGGACCCACTGCGCGGCAACGCCGTCGCTGCCCGCGCGGAACACGGTGCGCAGCGACTCGTGGCGCACGACGAGATCGTCCAGCGCCGCGCGCAGCACATCGGCTTGCAAGGCACCGGTGAGGCGCAGCGCGCCGCTCATGTGGTACGCCGCGCTCGTCGGGTCGAGCTGCCAGAGGAACCACTGGCGCTCCTGCGCATGGGACAGCGGCAACGCGCGCAGCCGGCGCTCGGCCGGCAGCACCGCGATGGGCGCGGGCCGCGCACGCGCGCCTTCGGCCAGGCGCTGGCGCACGGCGGCGGCGCACTCGGAGAGCCGCGGGTGTTCGAACATCAGGCGCACCGGAAAGTCGATGTCCCAGTGATCCGACACGCGGGCCGCGACCTGGGTGGCGGTGAGCGAACTGCCACCGCGGGTGAAGAAATGGGAGTCGCGCGCGAAAGGCTTCGCGTCGGCGGGCCGGAGCACTTCGCGCCAGATCGCATCGACGGCATGCTCGGTCTCGTCCAGCACCGGCGCTTCGGCCTGCGCTTCCACAGAACCGCCCTTGACGAATGCGCCACGCTCATAGATCGCATACGCATCCGCGCTGCGATCGAGCCAGCCCGCGCGGCACGCGTTGCGCTGCAACTTGCCGCTGGTGGTCTTGGGCATGCCGCCCGGGTTGAGCAGCAGCACGGCCGACAGCGCTTCGCCGAACACCTCGCTCACCGCGGCGCTCAGCGCCTCGACCAGCACCTGCGGCGGCACCAGCTTCTGCATGCTGCGCGACACCTCGGCCGCGGCGCCGATGCCCTCGCCGTCGGGGCCGTTGGCCGCGAAGACCGCCACGCGGCCCTTGCGCACCGCATCGACCTCGGCCTCGATGACGCGCTCGATGTCCTGCGGATAGATGTTGTGGCCGCGGACGATGATCAGGTCCTTGATGCGGCCGGTCACGTAGAGCTCGCTATCGCAGACGAAGCCCAGGTCGCCGGTGCGCAGCCAACGGCGGCCCGCACGCTCGACGAAGGTCTCGGCGGATTCGCGCGGCTTGCCCCAGTAGCCCGCCCCGACGCTCGCGCCGCTCACCCAGATTTCGCCGATGCGTCCGGGCTCGGCCACCACCGACAGCGTGGCGGGATCGACGATCTCGACTACATGCTCGACCGCTACCGCGCCGCATCCGACGAGCAGCGTGCCGTCTTCGCTCGGCGTGCCCTTGCCGGATGCCAGGCCGTCGGCGCCGAAGCCGCGCGCGACCATGCCGGAGCCGCGCTTTCCGCCGGTCACGAACAGGGTCGCTTCGGCGAGGCCGTAGCAGGCATAGACCGCACCGGGATCGAAGCCCGCGGGGGCGAAGCGTTCGATGAAATCGAATTCGGTGTCGGCGCGCACCGGCTCGGCGCCGGTATAGGCCACGCGCCAGCTCGAGAGGTCGAGCTGCGCGAACTGCGCATCCTTCACCCGCTCTAAGCAGAGGCGGAACGAGAAGTCCGGACCGCCGCTGAGCGTGGCGCGGTGGCGCGAGATCAGCTCCAGCCAGCGCACCGGACGCTCGAGGAAATAGCGCGGCGAAGTCAGCACCAGCGGGATGCCGCTGTACAGCGGCTGCATCAGGCCGCCGATCAGGCCCATGTCGTGATAGAGCGGCGCCCACGAAACGAACTTGTCGTCGGGCCCGATGCCCATACCGACCTGGATCGCATGCTCGTTGGCCATCAGGTTGCCGTGCGTGACGATGACACCCTTGGGCGCCGAGGTCGAACCCGAGGTGTATTGCAGGAAGGCGACGTCGTCGTCGCTTGGCTCGAAGGGCTGCCAGGCGTCGGCGAGCGCGATGTCGATCGCATCGACGGCAACGATCTGCACATCGCCGAACTGGTTGTCGGCCGCCGACATCGCGGCGCTCAAGGCAGAAGACGTGAGCACGCAACGCGCCGATGAATCAGCCGCCACGCCGGTGAGCCGCGCCAGGTGCTGCGGTCGCGTCGATTCGGGCGGAAACACCGGCACCGCGATCACACCGCAGTAGAAGCAGGCCAGCATGCTCACCGCATAGTGGTCGCCGTTGTCGAGCATGACGAGCGCGCGGTCGCCCTTGGCGAACTGCTGCTGCAGGCGGGCCGCGAGCGCGCGCACGCGCTGCTCGAAGACGGCATAGGTGAAAGGCAGCTCGCTGTAGGCACCATCGACCTCGTCGACCACGGTGAGCCAGACATCGTGCGGACGCCCCTCGGCCAACGCGCGCAGGTGCGCCACGAAATTGCGCGGTTGCCGGCCGGCGGATGCCGTCGCGAGCAGTTCATTCATATCTGGCCTTGACGCGCTGGAAGAGGCGTTTGATGAAAGTGCGTCGGCAGACGCCGTGCAAGCGCCGCGAGAAATGCGGTCTCGTGGTGCCGGAGAAAGAAATGCCCACCGTCGAACCAGTCGAGCGTGCAGGTGCCACCGGTCTCTTCGGACCAGGCCGCCATCGCAGGCATCTCGATGTCGTCCTGGCGTCCCGCAAAGGCATGGATCGGCAGCGGAAGCGGCGGCCAGGCGGCGACATGGGCGTGGCTGCGGCAGACGCGGCGGTCGGCACGCAGCGTGTCGAGGGTGATGCGCATGAGCTCTTCGCTCGCGAAAACCTCTTCGGGCGTGCCGCCTTGCTTGCGCAGTTCTGCAGTCAGAGAGGCGTCGTCTTCGCCGCCATCGAAACGTTCAGGATCGCGCTGCGAGGGGGCTGCGCAGCCGGACACCAGCAGCGCGCGGGGCAACGGTCGATGCAAGGACTGAAGCCTGCGAGTCACGCCGTGTGCGAGCAAGGCGCCCATGCTGTGGCCGAAGACTGCGAAGTCGCCGCACATCGCGTCGGCCTGCTCGACGCAGAGGCGCGCGACCAGCGCATCGAAGTCTTCGACGAAGGCCTCGCCCATGCGCGCGCCGCGCCCCGGCAACTCCACCGGCACGATGCGAACCCACGACGGCACGAGACGCCGCCACCGCAGGTACATGGAGGCGCTCGCGCCTGCGCAGGGCAGGCACAGCAGCGCCAGGGGCGCCGGGGCGCTCATCAACCTGCCGCGGATTCCGTGGCCGGTGCTGCGTCCGCCTGTTGCGCCATCCAGTCGCGCAGCGACTTGGGACGCATGTCGGTCCAGTGGCTCTCGACGTAGGCGAGCACGGTCTTCTTGTCGCCCTGCACGCCCGCAACGGCGGTCCATCCGCCCGGGACGGCCTTCCAGTGCGGCCAGATGGAATACTGGTCTTCTTGATTGACCAGAACGATGAAGGTCTCGTCTTCGCGATCAAAACAGCTGGTCGACATCGGTGCATCCTTTTGTGATTGAACAGGGAAAGGAGCGCACCGCGTCCGGTCGCGGACCGGACGGAATCTCGGCGCCCCTGCCAAGAGGACGCTTCAGAGGTCGATCTGTTCATTTTTTGCGACGGGACGGCGAACGCCGCAGGCGCGCCGGTGCCGAAACGCGCACAGAGGCGCGCGTTCACGCTGGATGCGGTTTTTTACTTGCCGGCGCGAGGCTCGGCGTCGCCGTCCGGCAGGTCGTCGCCGAAGTCGTTGGCTGGCGGGACGAATCCTGCGAGGAGCCAGAGCCGTGCGGCCTTGTCATAGGCCCGGCGGTGTGCGGGCTCCGCGAGGAGCCAGGCTGTCATTTCGGCGCGCGCGGCTTCGTCGAAGCTCTCGCTGTCGTGTTCGCGCTGCACCCAGTCCCATGCGGTGTTCCAGATGGGATCGCCCGTTTCCTGTGTCATTCGTGAAGCCAGCTGTTCGCGTTGTCCGTCGAGGCCGGGTGCTGTCGTTGCTATTGAACGGACCCGGCCGGTCCAAACGCGCATTCTCGCGGGAAACGGGCGCGGCCCCGCTGCGTAGAAGCCGCAGCTAGTGCGCGTCGCTCTCCAGCAGCAGATGGCCACATGACTTGATCGCGTTGGCGGCCTCGGCGATCAGCCCGTTCACGAGACCCAGCGCGCAGCCCAGGCGCGCCGCAATCTCGCGCTGCGTGAGGCCCTCGAGACGGTAGAGCTCGAACACCAGCCGCGTGCGGGGCGAGAGGCCGGCCAGAACCTTGTCGATGGCGGTGATCACCTGGCGTTCGCACATCATGCGGTCGGGTGTCGAAGCGGTTGTCGGCATGTCGAGCAGTTCCACATCCACGTCGAAGGTGCGATAGCTGGCCTCGACGCGATGGCGGCGGCAGTAGTCCAGCGCCATGTTGCGCACCACCTGGCAGCAATAGCCGATGGGACGTTCGGCCTGGCGGACGCAGGGTCCGTCGGCGATCTTCAGGTAGGCGTCCTGCACAACGTCGTCGGCCAGGTCCGCCGTGTTGACGATCTTCCGGGCGACCCGCCAGAGCTGCGCGCGGTGGGCGATGAAAACCTCGGCGAGCGAAGGCTCGGATGAATGCGGCAACGGCATGTTCAACACCTCTTCCTCCAGTTCCAGTGAGCGAGCCGAGACGGGCCGCAGATCCGATTTACTACTTTCGATGCATAAATCGAAATAAGAATCATTGCTATTTATAGGCGGATTTTGAGGCATTTCCATGACCCTTCCGGATCGACACTCAAACAAACGACATGAGGAGCCCCGAGAAAATCCGCCGCGGCGAATCGGATGGCCGAGCGATCAACGAGAGAACGCGGAACCCGGCACAGGGGGTCGCGATAATAGCCGACTTGCGCTTCGTGCAAACATTTGCAAAGCAGGATTACGGCGAAGCGCCGCCGCCCACCATGCATCGCCCCGCCCCTCTTCTCCCTTTGCCCGCGGGCGACATCCATCTCTGGCTCTGCCCCCATGGCGACTCCGGCGATCCCGCGCTCGATGCAAGCTATCGCGCACTGTTGAGTCCGCATGAGCTGCAACAAAAAGATCGCTTCCACTTCCCGCGCGACCGGTACCGCTACCTGCTGACCCGAGTGCTGGTGCGCACGATCCTCTCGCGCTACGCGCCGATCGAGGCGCAGAACTGGCGCTTCGCCAACGGCCCCTTCGGCCGCCCCAGCATCGATGTCAGCCCGGACATCGAAGAAACACGCGGCCTGGACTTCAACCTGAGCCACACCGCCGGCCTCATCGTGCTGGCGATTGTCCGCAATATCGAACTCGGTGTCGATGTCGAGAACATCCGCCGCCCCGCCGTGCTCGAGGCCGTCGATCACTTCTTCGCACCAGCCGAGGCCAAGTCACTGGGTGCATTGCCAACCGCCTTGCAGCCACACCGCTTCTTCGAACTCTGGACCTTGAAGGAAAGCTACATCAAGGCACGCGGCATGGGGCTGCAGATACCACTCGACAGTTTCGCTTTTGCGCTCGACACCCCGGGTGACGTCGATTTCTCGCTCGCCGATCCGCATGGCAACGCCGCATGGCACTTCCAGCAACTGCAGCCGACGCCCGACCACATGGTGGCCCTCTGCACCTCGACTGCCGCGCGCATCGTTTGCCGCGAAACGTCGCCCCTGCAATGCGAGCGCGTGGTGCAAGTCCGCACGACGCGCGCATCTAGAATTTCGCCCCTTTCCCCGATCCCTCCCTCATGAACATCGTCGTCAACGAAGAACTCAAAGCCTATATCGATCCCATGTCGCCGGAGGAATACGCGGCGCTGGAACGCAGCATCCTCACCGAGGGCTGCCGCGACGCGCTGGTGCTGTGGGGCGACGTGCTGGTGGACGGCCACCACCGCTACGGCATCTGCCAGAAGCACGGCCTGCCGTTCCAGACGGTGCAGAACACGCACTTCAAGACCATGGAGGACGTGCACCTCTGGATGATCGACCAGCACCTCGGCCGGCGCAGCATCTCGGACTACCAGCGCGGTGTGCTGGCGCTGCGAAAGAAAGTCATCGTCGACGACCAACGCTCCCGCGCGCTGTCTGAAACGTCGTCATCGGACGATCCGCCTTTCGATGTCGACACGCCCGCCGGCGAATCCCCCGCCGACAACGCCAGCGCGCTGCCGCCGCCCGCGCCGCTGAGCAGCCGCGAATCGATCGCCAAGGCCGCGCGCCTGAGCAGCAGCCAGGTCGTGATGATCGAGAAGATCCAGAAGCAGGCCGCGCCCGAACTGGTTGCCGCGGTGAAGTCGGGGGTGATCTCGATCAACACGGCCGCGGCCGTGGCCAGTCTGCCCGCCGAAGAACAAGTCTCCGCAGCGAACGCGGGCAAGGACGAACTCAAGCAGGCCGCCAAGCGCGTGCGCGAGGCCAAGCGCAAGCCGCGCGAGGAATCCCCCGAGCCCGCATCGAACGATCAGTCCGCCAAGCCCGATGCGGTCGAAGCACTGGAGCATCGCGTGGCCGAACTCACGCGCGAGAACGACGCCCTGCGCAAGCAGGTTGCCGATCTGCAGGCACAACTGGCTGTGCAGTTGGCCGATTGACGACGGGGCGTGAGCCCCGCCATCGACTCTCTTACAGCTGGATCTCGGTGATCTTCGCGCCCGACAGCGAGACGCCGGCCTCCAGCCCCACATTGGTCAGCACGAAGCCCACCACCGGCTGCCGGATCGTGTTGGTGTCGACGCTGCCGTTGGCGCCGATGGTGGCAAGCGCCACCGTGGCATCGGCGCCGGCCGTCCAGCCCCTGCTGTTGCGGAACTTGTCGAGCGCCGCCTGCGTGGTGAAGAGATAGATCACGGCCTTCGACTGCGCGCCGGCCTGGAAGCCCACCGAGCCCGCGGTGGTGCTGTAGTACGACTGCGTGCGGCCGTTCACGCGCAATGCGCCGCGCCCATATTCGGCACCGACGCCCAGGCTCGCCCCGACCACCGCCGGGAACACCAGCACGCCGCTCGACTTGGCGACCAGTTCGCGCGATCCCTTCACCGTGTCGTACAGCTTGGACAGCGAGGCGTCGACCTGTGCATCGATCGATGTGCGCGAGCTTGCGCTGCTGCCCTGGTCCTGCGGGCGCGTCGTGGTGCATCCGACAAAGGCAAGGCTGCACGCTGCCACGACGGACGAGAGCGCGAGCGTGCGGAGGTTCATGGTGCGCATGATGAATTCCTTTGCAAAAGAAAGAACATGGATCGGCGGTAAAGCTCTCTGCCTGCAGCGGCAGATCGATCCATGCTACGGCGGCCAAAACACGAAAAATCCGACGTGGGAATCTCGCCTACGCGAAGTCAGGCCGCGTACCTGCGCAAGCACTTCCGGCGGGTGAAAAGGAGAGCTCTGGAACCCGGTTTTTGCACCGCAGCATCGATGCAAGAAACGCAATGTCGCGGCAATGCCGCGATCGCCGAGGCGCCTTCAACGAATCACCCGGCCAAGGCCGTCCCCGCTCAGGGAAGCACCGTGATGCGGTCGGTCGCCGGCGGCGCGAGCGGGCTGTTCGCCTTGATGTAGGCCTCCAGCGCATCCACGTCCTGGTCGCCGCCGAGCGTGTCGGTGCCCTGGTTGAACACGGTGAAGTTGTCGCCCCCGGTGGCCAGGAAGCTGTTCATCGTGACGCGGTAGTTCGCCGCCGGATCGATCGCCGTGCCGTTCAGTGCCAGGTTGCCGATGCGCGCGCCGCCGGGCGCCGAGGCGCTGTAGCTGTAGGTCAGGCCGCGCGAGGGCAGCAGCACCTTCGGCGCGGCCACCGTGTTGGAGCCGCTGTTGAACTGCTGCTCGAGCACCGCCTTGATCTGCGCGCCCGTCATCGTCTTCACCACCAGGCTGTTGCCGAAGGGCTGCACCGCGAAGATCTGCCCGTAGGTCACGCTGCCATCCTGTGCCGGTGCGAGGTCGGCGCGCACACCGCCCGGGTTCATGAAGGCGATCTGCGCCGCGCCCTTGCCGGCCGGGCTGGTCGCCGCCAATTGCGCATCGGCGATCAGGTTGCCCAGCGCGCTTTCCCTTGATGGCGACGGCGTGCGCGTGGCCGTGGCGGTGAGCGAACCCACCACGCGTTGCACCAGCGGCCCGGCGATCGCGAGGTACTGGCTGATGAGCGCTGCCACTTC
This region includes:
- a CDS encoding non-ribosomal peptide synthetase, which produces MNELLATASAGRQPRNFVAHLRALAEGRPHDVWLTVVDEVDGAYSELPFTYAVFEQRVRALAARLQQQFAKGDRALVMLDNGDHYAVSMLACFYCGVIAVPVFPPESTRPQHLARLTGVAADSSARCVLTSSALSAAMSAADNQFGDVQIVAVDAIDIALADAWQPFEPSDDDVAFLQYTSGSTSAPKGVIVTHGNLMANEHAIQVGMGIGPDDKFVSWAPLYHDMGLIGGLMQPLYSGIPLVLTSPRYFLERPVRWLELISRHRATLSGGPDFSFRLCLERVKDAQFAQLDLSSWRVAYTGAEPVRADTEFDFIERFAPAGFDPGAVYACYGLAEATLFVTGGKRGSGMVARGFGADGLASGKGTPSEDGTLLVGCGAVAVEHVVEIVDPATLSVVAEPGRIGEIWVSGASVGAGYWGKPRESAETFVERAGRRWLRTGDLGFVCDSELYVTGRIKDLIIVRGHNIYPQDIERVIEAEVDAVRKGRVAVFAANGPDGEGIGAAAEVSRSMQKLVPPQVLVEALSAAVSEVFGEALSAVLLLNPGGMPKTTSGKLQRNACRAGWLDRSADAYAIYERGAFVKGGSVEAQAEAPVLDETEHAVDAIWREVLRPADAKPFARDSHFFTRGGSSLTATQVAARVSDHWDIDFPVRLMFEHPRLSECAAAVRQRLAEGARARPAPIAVLPAERRLRALPLSHAQERQWFLWQLDPTSAAYHMSGALRLTGALQADVLRAALDDLVVRHESLRTVFRAGSDGVAAQWVQSTGTLPLEVVDLRDVAADERDARLESEARRIKSAPFDLTQGGLLRAALLRLADDTQVLAVVMHHIVSDGASMQVLIDELAAGYAARLQGRAAALPLPRVQYADYAVWQREWLAAGEAERQLAWWQKELGDEHPVLELRTDRPRKPQASYRAARHTFELPTPLLSQLRGVAQADGGTLFMVLLAGLQVLLHRYTGQEEIRVGAAIANRNRVEFENVIGLFVNTLVLRNPIDGRTSLSRALAQAREAVLGAQAHQDLPFEQLVQRLQPERSMSHSPLFQVMFNHLFEDHRALQRLDGIQVQDHALPDLQTQFDWVLEARERPDGRLMLDVIYADDLFERETIARMAQHYVAVLGVLCADTGRAVGDIVLLDAAENAQLAGWSINARREPQPQPVHQTIAQHAKQQPDAVALLFGEEALSFAELDRRANHLAHRLVALGVKPDMRVGIVMERSVEMVVGLLAILKAGGAYLPLDPDYPLQRLAYMVEDSGIALLLTHRATREHIAECAGLARLEVDSTDLSNEPDTDPGVALHGENLAYVIYTSGSTGKPKGAAVRHAALHSCIAWMQDTYRLGRDNTVLHKAPFGFDVSVWEMFWPLTAGARLVVANPGDHRDPARLVELIQRHQITTLNFVPSMLQAFLAHKDIESSTRLKHIICGGEAMPAETQKETLQRLHGATLQNLYGPTETTIHVTHWTCRDDGQSLVPIGQPISDTQCHILDAELNQVPRGVAGELYLGGVSLARGYLNKPGLSAERFVANPFGAGDRLYRTGDLVRWNTEGQIEYLGRIDHQVKIRGFRIELGEIEAQILAQPAVREAVVVAREGAAGASLVAYIAAHAQQAVDTAALREQLGQVLPDYMVPRAVVVLEALPLNANGKVDRKALPEPEGLGRASTYEAPQGHVARTLAAIWSEVLQVEQVGLHDNFFDLGGHSLLLIRAHRLLEDRLQGSFPLVNLFKYPTVESLARWIEQGGAQAAAVSAASADDRALRQRAAMLQRRKVAERVN
- a CDS encoding thioesterase II family protein; this encodes MSAPAPLALLCLPCAGASASMYLRWRRLVPSWVRIVPVELPGRGARMGEAFVEDFDALVARLCVEQADAMCGDFAVFGHSMGALLAHGVTRRLQSLHRPLPRALLVSGCAAPSQRDPERFDGGEDDASLTAELRKQGGTPEEVFASEELMRITLDTLRADRRVCRSHAHVAAWPPLPLPIHAFAGRQDDIEMPAMAAWSEETGGTCTLDWFDGGHFFLRHHETAFLAALARRLPTHFHQTPLPARQGQI
- a CDS encoding MbtH family protein, giving the protein MSTSCFDREDETFIVLVNQEDQYSIWPHWKAVPGGWTAVAGVQGDKKTVLAYVESHWTDMRPKSLRDWMAQQADAAPATESAAG
- a CDS encoding FecR/PupR family sigma factor regulator; the encoded protein is MTQETGDPIWNTAWDWVQREHDSESFDEAARAEMTAWLLAEPAHRRAYDKAARLWLLAGFVPPANDFGDDLPDGDAEPRAGK
- a CDS encoding sigma-70 family RNA polymerase sigma factor; the encoded protein is MPLPHSSEPSLAEVFIAHRAQLWRVARKIVNTADLADDVVQDAYLKIADGPCVRQAERPIGYCCQVVRNMALDYCRRHRVEASYRTFDVDVELLDMPTTASTPDRMMCERQVITAIDKVLAGLSPRTRLVFELYRLEGLTQREIAARLGCALGLVNGLIAEAANAIKSCGHLLLESDAH
- a CDS encoding 4'-phosphopantetheinyl transferase family protein, giving the protein MRSPEKIRRGESDGRAINERTRNPAQGVAIIADLRFVQTFAKQDYGEAPPPTMHRPAPLLPLPAGDIHLWLCPHGDSGDPALDASYRALLSPHELQQKDRFHFPRDRYRYLLTRVLVRTILSRYAPIEAQNWRFANGPFGRPSIDVSPDIEETRGLDFNLSHTAGLIVLAIVRNIELGVDVENIRRPAVLEAVDHFFAPAEAKSLGALPTALQPHRFFELWTLKESYIKARGMGLQIPLDSFAFALDTPGDVDFSLADPHGNAAWHFQQLQPTPDHMVALCTSTAARIVCRETSPLQCERVVQVRTTRASRISPLSPIPPS
- a CDS encoding YSC84-related protein, with translation MRTMNLRTLALSSVVAACSLAFVGCTTTRPQDQGSSASSRTSIDAQVDASLSKLYDTVKGSRELVAKSSGVLVFPAVVGASLGVGAEYGRGALRVNGRTQSYYSTTAGSVGFQAGAQSKAVIYLFTTQAALDKFRNSRGWTAGADATVALATIGANGSVDTNTIRQPVVGFVLTNVGLEAGVSLSGAKITEIQL